The DNA window CATCTACCGGCTCGGCGGGCAGGTCGTGGGGGATGGAACCCGGCTGTACCTGGAGCAGCAGGCCGCGCACTGGTTCACGTACACGCCGTTCGCCGTCGTGTCGTTCATCCCGCTCTCGTGGGTGCCGCTGGTGCCGGCCCGGGTGCTGTGGGAGCTGGCGTCGGTGGGGGCGTTCGCGGTGGCCTGCCGGGGATTACCGCGGTGGGTGCTGGTCGGCGGGCTGTGCCTCGAGCCGGTGTGGCACTCGCTGTTCCTCGGCCAGATCAACCTGATCCTGCTGGCGCTGGTGGTGATCGACTTCCGGCGGACCGGCCGGTTCTCCGGGGTGGGCGTCGGGATCGCGGCGGCGATCAAGCTGACGCCGGGGATCTTCGTGGTGCTGCTGCTGGCCGCCGGGCGGGTGCGGGCGGCCGTGGTCGCCGGGGCCACGTTCGCGGCCGCTACCGCGGTCGGGTTCCTCGTCGCGCCGGAGGCGTCGGTCGTGTACTGGCGGGACACGTTCTACGACACGACCCGGGTCGGGGTGCCGTACGTCAGCAACCAGTCGCCGTACGGGGCGCTGGTGCGCGTGTTCGGCTCGGTCGGGGAGTGGTACCTGGTGGTTCCGCTGGTGCTCGGGGTGGCGGGGGTGCTCGTGGCCGCGGTGTACGCGCGGCGGGGGGATCGGCTGGGGGCGCTGGCGGCCGGCGGGCTGACGAGCCTGCTGGTGTCGCCGATCTCGTGGAGCCACCACTGGGTGTGGGCGCTGCCGGCGCTGGTGGTGCTCTGGCGGGACGGTCGTCGGCGCGGGGCCGTCCTGGCCGGGGTGGTGTTCGCGCTGGCCCCGATGTGGGCGACCCGGCTGGTGGAACGGCCCGGTTCGCTGTGGGGGCTGGTGCCGTACCTGGTGATCGGGGATACGTACCTGCTGGTGGGGTTGGCGCTGCTCGGCGTGCTGGGGTGGACAGCACTGCGCCCCGGCACCGCTGGGGGTACCGGGGCGCTGCTACCGCTCGGTCAGGAGGCTCCGCCGGACTCGCCGGGGGGAGCCGCCGTCACGTCGTCGATGCGGTACTTGGCCACGGCGTCCGCGGCCACCGACGCCTCGATCTCGCCCCGCTGGGCCAGGGCCCGCAGGGTCGCCACCGCGATCGACTCGGCGTCGACCTTGAAGTGGCGGCGCAGGGCGTGGCGGGTGTCGGAGGCCCCGAAACCGTCGGTGCCCAGCGACGTGTAGTCGCCCGGTACCCAGCGCGAGATCTGGTCGGGCACCTGACGCATCCAGTCACTCGACGCGATGACCGGGCCCTCGGCGTCCGCGAGCTGGGCGGTCACCCACGGCGTGCGCGGCTCGGCGTCCGGATGGAGCAGTGCGTCGGCGTCGGCCGCGACGGCGTCGCGCCGGAGCTCGGTCCAGGACGTCACCGACCACACGTCGGCCGCGACGTTCCAGTCTTCGGCCAGCAGCTCCTGGGCCCGCAGGGCCCAGGGCAGGGCCACGCCGGAGGCGAGCAGCTGCGCGCGCCGCGCGCCCTCGGCCGTACGCGGAGCCTCCGCGTACTTGTACATGCCCTTGAGGATGCCCTCCTCGGACACGTGCTCCGGCATGGCCGGCATGACCATCGGCTCGTTGTAGACGGTCAGGTAGTAGTAGATGTTCTCCGGGTTCTCGCCGTACATCCGGCGCAGCCCGTCCTCGGTGATGACCGCGACCTCGTACGCGTACGCCGGGTCGTACGAGACGACCGCCGGGTTCGTCGCCGCGAGCAGCAGGGAGTGGCCGTCCTCGTGCTGGAGGCCCTCGCCGTTGAGCGTGGTGCGCCCGGCGGTGGCGCCGAGCACGAACCCGCGGCCCAGCTGGTCGGCGACGGCCCAGAAGCCGTCGCCGGTGCGCTGGAAGCCGAACATCGAGTAGAAGATGTAGATCGGGATCATCGGCTCGCCCTGGGTGGCGTACGACGTCGCCACCGCCGTGAACGACGCCACCGAGCCGGCCTCGTTGATGCCCTCGTGCAGGATCTGGCCCTGCTCGGACTCCTTGTAGGCGAGCATCAGTTCCCGGTCGACCGACGTGTACTGCTGGCCGTGCGGCGAGTAGATCTTCGCGGTCGGGAACAGCGAGTCCATACCGAACGTCCGGGCCTCGTCCGGGATGATCGGCACGAAGCGGTGGCCGATGTTCTTGTCCCGCATGAGGTCCTTGAGCTGCCGGACGAACGCCATCGTGGTGGCGATCTTCTGCTTGCCCGAGCCCTTCTTCAGCTGGGCGTACATGTCCTTGCCGGGCAGCGCGAGCGGCTTGCTGCGGTCGACCCGGCGGGGGATCGCGCCACCGAGCTGGCGGCGACGTTCCATCAGGTACTGGTACTCGTCCGAATCCTGGCCGGGGTGGTAGTACGGCGGCAGGTACTTGTCGAGCTTGTCGTCCGGGATGTCGAGGAAGAGCCGGTCGCGGAATTCCTTGAGGTCTTCCTCGGTCAGCTTCTTCATCTGGTGGGTCGCGTTGCGGGCCTCGAAGTGGCTGCCCAGCGTCCAGCCCTTGATCGTCTTGGCCAGGATCACGGTCGGCTGGCCGGTGTGCTCGGTCGCGGCCTTGTAGGCGGCGTAGAGCTTCCGGTAGTCGTGGCCACCGCGCTTGAGGTTCCAGATCTCGTCGTCGCTCAGGTGCTCGACCATCTTGCGCGTGCGCGGGTCGCGTCCGAAGAAGTGCTCGCGGACGAACGCGCCGGACTCGGCCTTGTAGGTCTGGTAGTCACCGTCGGGCGTGGTGTTCATCAGGTTCACCAGCGCGCCCTGGGTGTCCGCGGCCAGCAGCGGGTCCCACTCGCGGCCCCAGACGACCTTGATGACGTTCCAGCCGGCGCCGCGGAAGAACGACTCCAGCTCCTGGATGACCTTGCCGTTGCCGCGGACCGGACCGTCGAGGCGCTGCAGGTTGCAGTTGATGACGAACGTCAGGTTGTCGAGCTCCTCGCGGGCGGCGACGCCGATCGCGCCGAGCGACTCGACCTCGTCCATCTCGCCGTCGCCGAGGAACGCCCAGACGTGCTGCTGGCTCGTGTCCTTGATGCCCCGCGAGTGCAGGTACCGGTTGAACCGGGCCTGGTAGATCGCGTTGATCGGGCCGAGGCCCATCGAGACGGTCGGGAACTCCCAGAAGTCCGGCATCAGCCGCGGGTGCGGGTAGCTCGAGAGGCCACCGCCCTGGTGGGAGAACTCCTGCCGGAAGCCGTCCATCTGGTGCTCGTTCAGGCGGCCCTCGAGGTACGCCCGCGCGTACATGCCGGGGGAGGCGTGCCCCTGGAAGAAGATCTGGTCGCCGCCGCCCGGGTCGTCGTGGCCGCGGAAGAAGTGGTTGAAGCCCACCTCGTACAGGCTCGCGCTCGACGCGTAGGTGGAGATGTGGCCGCCGACCCCGATCCCCGGGCGCTGGGCGCGGTGGACCATGATCGCGGCGTTCCAGCGCATGTACGCGCGGAGGCGGCGCTCGATGTGCTCGTCGCCGGGGAACCAGGGCTCGCGCTCCGGCGGAATCGAGTTGATGTAGTCCGTGCTCCGCAGGGCCGGGACGCCGACCTGCATCTCCCGGGCCCGCTCCAGCAGGCGCAGCATGATGTACCGGGCCCGCTGGCGACCGGCGTTGTCGATCACTGCATCGAGCGATTCGAGCCACTCGGACGTCTCGCCGGGATCGATGTCCGGGAGCTGACTGGGTAGCCCGTCGCTGATCACCGGGAGCCGTTCGCGTGAGTTCGCCACGTCGATCCTTCACACTCGTCGGTGGGTGGGGTCCGGTCGATCACGGTCGGCGACCGGCCGAGGCCTCTTTCGCTGTACCGATCCATCCTGCCCCCTGTTGTGGGGGAAGGTTAGGGTCGGGGGACCGTTACTGGCGGGTAGTGTCCACCCTCTGCCTCGGCGGCAGACGCGACCGGCAGGATAGAACACGTGGACAGCGAGATCATCACCGTCCGTACCGGGTCCCAGCCGGTCGTGGTCGACCTGACGTCGCAGGCGTCGTCGTTTCTCCGTGGCCGGGGCGACGGGCTGCTGCACGTCTTCGTGCCGCACGCGACCGCCGGTATCGCGGTGCTGGAGACCGGCGCGGGCAGCGACGACGACCTGCTGGCGGCCCTGGCCGACCTGCTGCCGGCCGACGACCGGTGGAAGCACCGGCACGGGTCGCGGGGCCACGGGCGCTCGCACGTGATGCCCGCTCTCGTTCCGCCGTACGCGACGCTGCCGGTGATCGGCGGGCAGCTGGCGCTGGGAACGTGGCAGAGCGTGTGCCTGGTCGACCTGAATGTCGACAACCACGACCGCCAAGTGCGCTTTTCCTTCGTGACCAGCGGGTAAGAATGGTCCGTCAGTACGAATGGGGACGACGCATCGCGGCCAACACTTGCGTTGCGCTGGATGTATGTGTGGACTACCGGACTAGGCGGCGACTCGCCGCCTGACCGTAGCGAGGAGGGAACCGAAGAGTGAGCGCGACCGCGGGTCACGCCGACGGCGTCAAGAGCCCGGCAGACCGGCTCGGCATCCAGCCGGGCATGGTGGTCATGGAGATCGGCTACGACGATGACGGCGCCGTCGATCTCCGTGACGCCGTTGCCGAGCGGGTGGGCGACGATCTGGTCGACGAGGACTCCGACGAGGTCGTCGACGTCGTGATGCTCTGGTGGCGGGAGGACGACGGCGACCTGTTCGATGCACTGGTCAACGCCCTGACCCCGCTGGCCGACAACGGCGTCGTCTGGCTGCTGACGCCCAAGGCCGGCCGGTCCGGGCACGTCGAGCCGAGCGACATCAGCGAGGTCGCACCGACCGCCGGCCTGCAGCAGACGTCGAGCATCAGCGCTGCGCAGGACTGGTCGGGTGCGCGGCTGGTCGCACCGAAGGCGGCGCGCGGGAAGCGCTGACCGAGGGAGTTCCGGGCGCCTCACACCGGCAGCGCGTCGTTCGCGCTCCCGGTGCCGTTGGCATGTCTGTTCGAGGGAGTCGGGAATGCCCGTCGAGGTCGGCGATCTGGCGCCGGAATTCACGCTGATGGACCAGAACCATCAGCCGGTGTCGCTGGCCGGGTTCCGCGGGCAGCGGGCCGTGCTGGTGGTGTTCTATCCGCTGGCGTTCTCCGGGGTGTGCTCGGGGGAGTTGGCGGCGATCAGGGACGACCTGAGCCGGTTCCAGAACCAGTCCGTGCAGGTGCTGACGATCAGCGTCGACTCGTTCTTCGTCCACCGGGTGTGGGCGGATGCCGAAGGGTTCGCGTTTCCCCTGCTGTCGGATTTCTGGCCGCACGGCGCGGTGGCCCAGAGCTACGGGGTCTTCGACGAGCACAAGGGCACCGCGAGGCGGGGGACGTTCCTGGTGGACGTGTCCGGCGTGGTGCGCTGGAAGGTCGTCACGGAGGTGGGGACGGCCCGGTCGGTGACGGAGTACGCGACGGCCGTGGCCGCGGTGACATCCTGAGGGTGGCTCGCGTTACCCTGTGAGCCTGAGGGCGCATAGCTCAGTGGAAGAGCACTCGCCTTACAAGCGAGGGGTCGTAGGTTCGAACCCTACTGCGCCCACAACGGGCCGCACCCGGCCGGAACTCGGCCGGGCGGAGCCGCCGACGTCCGCTGATGGGCATTGTCGCCGCGAGAGCCATCCTCTGCAGTGAGGCCCAGGCTTCGTCGACGATGAGTTCCTTGGCCTTCTCGCGAAGGTCGTCGAGTGCTTCGCGGTAATTCTCGATGCATTGAACGAGCCCGATCAGAAGGGCGCGCCAGGCATGGTTTCGCGGTCGACTTCGGGGTTGCATCGGACAGGAGACTGTATCGAGGTGAATTAGGTCCGCGACCCGGTTCCGGTTTGCAAGGTCCCGCCGGAAGTCGCCATTCAGCTTTTTCGTGGAAGCGGAATTGATGCTCCGGCGCGGCGCGGCAGAGCAATCGGCGCGCGCACGTGGCGCAATTCGAGTTGTGGTTCCCGGCCTTCACCTGTCACCTCGATTGACGAAGCTCAACCGGTCGACCAGTCGCCATCCCATGGCGAATGTTCCGACACTTTATTCGTCCACGTTGGACCTGTCCAGGATATGGGAAATTAGGGCAGAAGATGAGAAAGCGTTCCTGGGCTCCTGGAGGGGGTGAAGATATCTGCTGCGGCACGTCGGCCATGCTTCGATCGCCTTTTCCCGCTTTCCATTGACCGCATGGCGGTTCTCGATTCTCTTTTGTCACAATCGTGGCCTACTGGCTCGATGGCATTTTGAGCTAGGTGACATCGACGCCGGCCTACTTCAAGAAGCGGGTCTTGAAGAAGGGCGGAGGCGAGCACAGGCGGCAAAATTGATTCCCAATGGCGTGGTGGCGCTGGTCCGGCCGTCACATGCGACGGACGGTGCCGTTGGTCTGGGTGTGACCCCAGACCTCGACACCCTCCGGCCTTCTCTGACTCGGAACTGCTGACCGCCGCCCTGGCTCAGGTCCGGCCCCGGATCCGGTCCGAACACCGCTGGCTACGCCTGGCCACTGACCGCCTGTCCGGAACGGCCTGCCACAGCAGTCCGGCGAACAAAAAGCGCCTCCGCGCGGCCGGCGGCCCGTCGACTCGCGTGCCGCATGAACCGGCTTGCGACACCACGCTGTGGCACGGCGACGTCTGGGTCGCCGACTCCGCGCCGATCGGCTGCGGCGCCTCCCGCGAGACCGTCCGCCGCTCGGAGCCGGCCGGCTACGCCCGATACGGCCGCCACCCCGGCCAGCACCCGCTCAAACCGTTCCGTCAGCTCATGGAATCGGTCTTCCGCACCTTGAAAAGCCAACTCGGCATGCAAGAGCACGGCGCCCGGAGCGACCGGGACCACTCCTCGAGACGTGGGCTGGGGAGGCAGACGGAGGACGCGGTGAGGTCGGCGACCGCGCGTTCAGTGCCTCAGGTGGGTCTCGAGGAAATCGGCGACCGTTCGCACGTACACCACCCGATTCGGCTTCCGCAGAATCACATGCCCCTCGTCCTCGAACCGCAAATACCGCACCGGGGCATTCCTCGCCTCCAGCGCCGCCACCACCTGCTCCGCTTCGTACAGCGGCACATTCGTGTCGTTCGTCCCGTGCACCACCAGCAACGGCGCCCGCAACTGGTCGATCCGATGGATCGGCGACAGATCGTGCAGCAGCTCGCGGTCATCCTCCGGATGCCCGTACTTGCTGACCGCCGCGGCCGCCACCCAGGGTTCCGTGCGCTCGTAGAACGTCTGCAGGTCCGACATCCCACACGTGTCGACGCCGACCGCGAAGAGATCCGGGAACCAGGTCAGCGCGGCCAGCGTGAGATACCCCCCGTACGAGCGCCCGAACACGCCCAGGCGCCGCGAATCAGCCAACCCCGACGACAGGAGATACTGCGCGCACGAACGGACGTCCTCGATGCCCGCATGCCGCTTCCCCAGGTTGTCGGCGTTCACGAAATCCCGGCCGAAGCCCGACGACCCTCGCACGTTCGGCGCGAACACCGTGATGCCCCTCGACACGAGCTCGCGGAACAGCGGGTTGTAGACCGGCCGCTCCTGCGCCTCCGGCCCACCGTGGAAGTGGATCACCGCGGCGCCGGACGTTCCCGGGTACAGCCAGCCGCTCAGCTCCAGGCCGTCGTGGGCAACGAAGTGGTGCAGCTCGGGGACGATCGAGAGAGCGGGCAGCGGCGGCGGGTAGGTCACCGGCTTGGCCGCGCCCGTCTCGACCTCCACCGTCCAGATCGTCGGCGGCAGCGACGGCCCCTCGGCCGACAGCGTGAGGGTCGACGCATCCGTGGAGAGCACCGGGTGGCCGACGACGTCTCCGGGCAGGCCGGTCAGCACGCGCTCGTCGCCGGTCCGCAGGTCGAGGATCGACACCTCGCTGCGTCCGCCCAGGACGTTCCAGAGCAGTGCGACCACGCTGCCGTCCTCGCTGAGCGTGAAGTACTCCAGCTCGGCGTCGTCGCGGGAGGCCACGACGCGAGGCGTCCCGACCGTGCCGGCCGGCACCGCGACCAGCGCGGGCAGACGTCGCCCGACGTCGGTACGAACGAACACCAGCGTGCCGTCCGGGCTGAACCGGCCGAGG is part of the Cryptosporangium phraense genome and encodes:
- a CDS encoding YjbQ family protein, translated to MDSEIITVRTGSQPVVVDLTSQASSFLRGRGDGLLHVFVPHATAGIAVLETGAGSDDDLLAALADLLPADDRWKHRHGSRGHGRSHVMPALVPPYATLPVIGGQLALGTWQSVCLVDLNVDNHDRQVRFSFVTSG
- the aceE gene encoding pyruvate dehydrogenase (acetyl-transferring), homodimeric type, which translates into the protein MANSRERLPVISDGLPSQLPDIDPGETSEWLESLDAVIDNAGRQRARYIMLRLLERAREMQVGVPALRSTDYINSIPPEREPWFPGDEHIERRLRAYMRWNAAIMVHRAQRPGIGVGGHISTYASSASLYEVGFNHFFRGHDDPGGGDQIFFQGHASPGMYARAYLEGRLNEHQMDGFRQEFSHQGGGLSSYPHPRLMPDFWEFPTVSMGLGPINAIYQARFNRYLHSRGIKDTSQQHVWAFLGDGEMDEVESLGAIGVAAREELDNLTFVINCNLQRLDGPVRGNGKVIQELESFFRGAGWNVIKVVWGREWDPLLAADTQGALVNLMNTTPDGDYQTYKAESGAFVREHFFGRDPRTRKMVEHLSDDEIWNLKRGGHDYRKLYAAYKAATEHTGQPTVILAKTIKGWTLGSHFEARNATHQMKKLTEEDLKEFRDRLFLDIPDDKLDKYLPPYYHPGQDSDEYQYLMERRRQLGGAIPRRVDRSKPLALPGKDMYAQLKKGSGKQKIATTMAFVRQLKDLMRDKNIGHRFVPIIPDEARTFGMDSLFPTAKIYSPHGQQYTSVDRELMLAYKESEQGQILHEGINEAGSVASFTAVATSYATQGEPMIPIYIFYSMFGFQRTGDGFWAVADQLGRGFVLGATAGRTTLNGEGLQHEDGHSLLLAATNPAVVSYDPAYAYEVAVITEDGLRRMYGENPENIYYYLTVYNEPMVMPAMPEHVSEEGILKGMYKYAEAPRTAEGARRAQLLASGVALPWALRAQELLAEDWNVAADVWSVTSWTELRRDAVAADADALLHPDAEPRTPWVTAQLADAEGPVIASSDWMRQVPDQISRWVPGDYTSLGTDGFGASDTRHALRRHFKVDAESIAVATLRALAQRGEIEASVAADAVAKYRIDDVTAAPPGESGGAS
- a CDS encoding alpha/beta hydrolase family protein — translated: MTTGLDWVDASEPVPYAADPAAAPASWGPTLSPSGDAVAYVSDRSGEPRLWTSSVDGGNPVLVETGPEPVEGVRWSPNGEWIAVLIAPGGSDRTEIWVVRPDGTDLHQIGGFGRTNGWFGYWSSDGAWLTVAEADAVGWSAAHLIDPATGWRVTVGEADLRAALDVSRDGDLALVRCGPRSARWLEVVDVASGSFHQLYPADGEGSTDLGRFSPDGTLVFVRTDVGRRLPALVAVPAGTVGTPRVVASRDDAELEYFTLSEDGSVVALLWNVLGGRSEVSILDLRTGDERVLTGLPGDVVGHPVLSTDASTLTLSAEGPSLPPTIWTVEVETGAAKPVTYPPPLPALSIVPELHHFVAHDGLELSGWLYPGTSGAAVIHFHGGPEAQERPVYNPLFRELVSRGITVFAPNVRGSSGFGRDFVNADNLGKRHAGIEDVRSCAQYLLSSGLADSRRLGVFGRSYGGYLTLAALTWFPDLFAVGVDTCGMSDLQTFYERTEPWVAAAAVSKYGHPEDDRELLHDLSPIHRIDQLRAPLLVVHGTNDTNVPLYEAEQVVAALEARNAPVRYLRFEDEGHVILRKPNRVVYVRTVADFLETHLRH
- a CDS encoding DUF3052 domain-containing protein; the encoded protein is MSATAGHADGVKSPADRLGIQPGMVVMEIGYDDDGAVDLRDAVAERVGDDLVDEDSDEVVDVVMLWWREDDGDLFDALVNALTPLADNGVVWLLTPKAGRSGHVEPSDISEVAPTAGLQQTSSISAAQDWSGARLVAPKAARGKR
- a CDS encoding peroxiredoxin, with the translated sequence MPVEVGDLAPEFTLMDQNHQPVSLAGFRGQRAVLVVFYPLAFSGVCSGELAAIRDDLSRFQNQSVQVLTISVDSFFVHRVWADAEGFAFPLLSDFWPHGAVAQSYGVFDEHKGTARRGTFLVDVSGVVRWKVVTEVGTARSVTEYATAVAAVTS